A window from Streptomonospora salina encodes these proteins:
- a CDS encoding HRDC domain-containing protein — protein sequence MANVLNSKTGPPDPDDGQGDAHGEAEPEAPLLREPREGLPPVVADSAHLGRVVDAFAAGTGPVAVDAERASGYRYGQRAYLVQLRRAEAGSALIDPIACPDLAGLGSALPGTEMVLHAAHQDLPCLTEIGLVPGELFDTELAGRLLGYQRVGLGSMVERVLGLRLAKEHSAVDWSVRPLPEDWLTYAALDVEVLVDLRDALRAELEESGKLEWAREEFAWVLQAPPKEPRPDPWRRTSGIHRVRTQRGLGVVRELWQERDRIARERDISPGRVLADSAIVEAATAMPATAPELTAIKSFGVRLARRYVPAWLKAVNRVRGMPQAELPQPGAPGDGPPATNRWADRDPAAAKRLDAARSELAAVAERIAMPAENLLQPDTVRRLAWSPPERVDAGSVADQLREHHARAWQVDLTAERLAAALHRAASAG from the coding sequence GTGGCGAACGTGCTGAACTCGAAGACAGGGCCCCCGGATCCGGACGACGGGCAGGGTGATGCGCACGGAGAGGCCGAGCCCGAGGCGCCGTTGCTGCGCGAGCCGCGCGAGGGGCTGCCGCCGGTCGTGGCCGATTCCGCGCACCTGGGCCGCGTCGTCGACGCGTTCGCCGCGGGCACGGGGCCGGTCGCGGTCGATGCCGAACGCGCGTCGGGCTACCGCTACGGGCAGCGCGCGTACCTGGTTCAGCTGCGCCGCGCCGAGGCGGGATCGGCGCTGATCGACCCGATCGCCTGCCCCGACCTGGCGGGCCTGGGCTCGGCGCTGCCCGGGACCGAGATGGTGCTGCACGCCGCCCACCAGGACCTTCCCTGCCTCACCGAGATCGGACTGGTGCCCGGCGAGCTGTTCGACACCGAGCTGGCGGGGCGGCTGCTGGGGTATCAGCGCGTGGGCCTGGGATCGATGGTCGAGCGGGTGCTGGGGCTGCGCCTGGCCAAGGAGCACTCGGCGGTGGACTGGTCGGTGCGCCCGCTGCCTGAGGACTGGCTGACCTACGCGGCGCTGGATGTGGAGGTCCTGGTCGACCTGCGCGATGCGCTGCGCGCCGAGCTGGAGGAATCCGGCAAGCTGGAGTGGGCCCGCGAGGAGTTCGCCTGGGTGCTGCAGGCGCCGCCCAAGGAGCCGCGCCCGGATCCGTGGCGCCGTACCTCGGGGATCCACCGCGTACGCACTCAGCGGGGGCTGGGCGTGGTCCGCGAGCTGTGGCAGGAGCGCGACCGCATCGCGCGTGAACGCGACATCTCGCCGGGTCGGGTGCTGGCGGATTCGGCCATCGTCGAGGCCGCCACGGCGATGCCCGCCACCGCGCCCGAACTCACCGCCATCAAGTCCTTCGGCGTCCGGTTGGCGCGGCGTTACGTGCCCGCCTGGCTCAAGGCCGTCAACCGCGTCCGCGGCATGCCCCAGGCGGAGTTGCCGCAGCCCGGAGCCCCGGGCGACGGTCCGCCGGCGACCAACCGGTGGGCCGACCGCGACCCCGCGGCCGCCAAGCGGCTGGATGCGGCGCGGTCGGAGCTGGCGGCCGTCGCCGAGCGGATCGCGATGCCGGCGGAGAATCTGCTGCAGCCCGACACGGTCCGGCGGCTGGCATGGTCCCCGCCGGAGCGGGTCGACGCCGGGTCGGTGGCCGATCAGCTGCGCGAGCACCACGCGCGCGCCTGGCAGGTGGACCTGACCGCGGAACGGTTGGCCGCGGCGCTGCACCGGGCGGCTTCGGCCGGGTGA
- a CDS encoding thiolase family protein: MPRTARDVVFVDGVRTPFGKAGKGLYAETRADDLVVRVIRELLRRNPGLPPERVDEVAVAATTQTGDQGLTIGRSAALLAGLPRSVPGYAIDRMCAGAMTAVTTSGAGISFGAYDVAIAGGVEHMGRHPMGEGVDPNPRFLSEKLVDTSALVMGNTAENLHDRYPSITKERADAYALRSQEKVAKAYADGNLQPDLVEMLVRSAEEGYGLASADEPPRPETTLEGLAGLKTPFRSHGNVTPGNSAGLNDGATGAVIAAEDTAADLGLDARMRLVDFSFAGVDPEVMGEGPVPATERLLQRQQLTMDDIGLVEINEAFAVQVLAFLEHFGVADDDARVNPWGGAIALGHPLASSGVRLMMQLARQFAERPDVRYGLTTMCVGLGMGGTVLWENTDWEGSAK; encoded by the coding sequence GTGCCGCGAACTGCCCGTGATGTCGTTTTTGTCGACGGGGTCAGGACTCCGTTCGGCAAGGCCGGCAAGGGCCTCTACGCCGAGACACGCGCCGACGACCTCGTCGTGCGCGTCATCCGCGAGCTACTGCGCCGCAACCCCGGCCTGCCGCCGGAGCGCGTCGACGAGGTGGCCGTCGCCGCCACCACCCAGACAGGCGACCAGGGCCTGACGATCGGCCGCAGCGCGGCCCTGCTGGCGGGACTTCCCCGCAGCGTCCCCGGCTATGCCATCGACCGCATGTGCGCCGGCGCCATGACCGCCGTCACCACCAGCGGCGCGGGCATCTCGTTCGGCGCCTACGACGTCGCCATCGCCGGCGGCGTCGAACACATGGGCCGCCACCCGATGGGCGAGGGCGTCGACCCCAACCCGCGCTTCCTCTCCGAGAAGCTCGTCGACACCTCGGCACTGGTCATGGGCAACACCGCCGAGAACCTGCACGACCGCTACCCCTCCATCACCAAGGAGCGGGCCGACGCCTACGCCCTGCGCAGCCAGGAGAAGGTCGCCAAGGCCTACGCCGACGGCAACCTGCAGCCGGACCTCGTCGAGATGCTGGTGCGTTCGGCCGAGGAGGGCTACGGCCTGGCCAGCGCCGACGAGCCGCCGCGGCCCGAGACCACACTGGAGGGCCTGGCCGGGCTGAAGACGCCGTTCCGCTCGCACGGCAACGTGACCCCGGGCAACTCCGCCGGCCTCAACGACGGTGCCACCGGCGCCGTCATCGCCGCCGAGGACACCGCCGCCGACCTGGGCCTGGACGCCCGGATGCGCCTGGTGGACTTCTCCTTCGCCGGTGTGGACCCCGAGGTCATGGGCGAGGGCCCGGTCCCGGCCACCGAGCGGCTGCTCCAGCGCCAGCAGCTGACCATGGACGACATCGGCCTCGTCGAGATCAACGAGGCCTTCGCCGTGCAGGTCCTGGCGTTCCTGGAGCACTTCGGCGTCGCCGATGACGACGCCCGCGTCAACCCCTGGGGCGGGGCCATCGCCCTGGGCCACCCGCTGGCCTCTTCGGGTGTGCGGCTGATGATGCAGCTCGCGCGCCAGTTCGCCGAGCGCCCCGACGTCCGCTACGGCCTGACGACCATGTGCGTCGGTCTGGGCATGGGCGGAACCGTGCTGTGGGAGAACACCGACTGGGAAGGAAGCGCCAAGTGA
- a CDS encoding 3-hydroxyacyl-CoA dehydrogenase NAD-binding domain-containing protein: MRDVFSDEVVTRALSRDVQLPYGAGTAVLITLDNGHDHTKPNTFGPSGLLSLDDAIEAARARTDISAVAVTGKPFIFAVGADLSGVPQVQNRDQALAVAELGHDVFRKLGELDVPTFAFVNGAAMGGGVEVALHCRYRTVSSGIPALSLPEAFLGLVPGWGGTYLLPRLIGVEKALKIVIDNPLAQNKTIKGPEVRELGIADAMFEPADFVEESLRWAARVVTGEISVERPEVDTGPAWDQAIDHARFMLEGKLQGAAPAPVRALELVAASKDRTRDEGFAAEDAALADLMMSEELTAGLYAFDLNQKRAKRPAGAPDTSLARRVTKVGVVGAGLMAGQLALLFARRLDVPVVMTDLDQSRLDNGVAYVHGEIDKLLAKGRISADKANRLKGQVSGSLSMDAFADADFVIEAVFEKMSVKQDVFARVEAAVSPEAVLATNTSSLSVTEMASKLEHPERVVGFHFFNPVAVLPLLEIVRGERTDDASLATAFGTAKQLKKTAVLCKDAPAFVVNRLLTLFMGAVLSAVEEGTEPEVADRAVAPLGLPMSPLMLLQLVGPAVALHVSETLHEAFPDRFAVSEQLRRVVDSGTTQIYGPDLQIDPEVRKLFSGGGAPSGEDEIRRRALEALAREIRIMLDEGVVAEPADIDLCLITGAGWPFHLGGITPYLDRSGVSEKVNGSLFHPDGPTAV; this comes from the coding sequence CTGCGCGACGTCTTCTCCGACGAGGTGGTCACCCGCGCGCTGTCCCGCGATGTCCAACTGCCCTACGGCGCGGGCACAGCGGTGCTGATCACCCTGGACAACGGGCACGACCACACCAAGCCCAACACCTTCGGCCCGTCCGGACTGCTCAGCCTGGACGACGCGATCGAGGCGGCGCGCGCCCGCACCGACATCTCCGCGGTGGCCGTCACCGGCAAGCCGTTCATCTTCGCCGTGGGCGCCGACCTGTCCGGCGTTCCCCAGGTGCAGAACCGCGACCAGGCCCTCGCGGTGGCCGAGCTCGGCCACGACGTCTTCCGCAAGCTCGGCGAGCTGGACGTACCGACCTTCGCCTTCGTCAACGGCGCGGCCATGGGCGGCGGCGTCGAGGTGGCGCTGCACTGCCGCTACCGCACGGTCTCCTCGGGGATCCCCGCCCTGTCCCTGCCCGAGGCGTTCTTGGGGCTGGTACCGGGGTGGGGCGGCACCTACCTGCTGCCGCGGCTCATCGGCGTCGAGAAGGCGCTGAAGATCGTCATCGACAACCCGCTGGCCCAGAACAAGACGATCAAGGGCCCCGAAGTCCGCGAGCTGGGCATCGCCGACGCGATGTTCGAACCCGCCGACTTCGTCGAGGAGTCGCTGCGCTGGGCCGCCCGTGTCGTCACCGGCGAGATCTCCGTCGAGCGGCCCGAGGTCGACACCGGCCCGGCCTGGGACCAGGCGATCGACCACGCCCGGTTCATGCTGGAGGGCAAGCTGCAGGGCGCCGCACCGGCGCCGGTGCGTGCGCTGGAACTGGTCGCCGCGTCCAAGGACCGCACCCGCGACGAGGGCTTCGCCGCCGAGGACGCGGCGCTGGCCGACCTGATGATGAGCGAGGAGCTCACGGCCGGCCTGTACGCCTTCGACCTCAACCAGAAGCGGGCCAAGCGCCCCGCGGGCGCACCCGACACGTCGCTGGCCCGCCGGGTCACCAAGGTCGGCGTGGTCGGCGCCGGGCTGATGGCCGGCCAGCTCGCGCTGCTGTTCGCCCGGCGCCTGGACGTACCGGTCGTCATGACCGACCTCGACCAGTCGCGGCTGGACAACGGCGTCGCCTACGTGCACGGCGAGATCGACAAGCTGCTCGCCAAGGGGCGTATCAGCGCCGACAAGGCCAACCGCCTCAAGGGCCAGGTGAGCGGTTCGCTGAGCATGGACGCCTTCGCCGACGCCGACTTCGTCATCGAAGCCGTCTTCGAGAAGATGTCGGTCAAGCAGGACGTGTTCGCGCGCGTGGAGGCGGCGGTCTCGCCCGAGGCGGTGCTGGCCACCAACACCTCCTCGCTGTCGGTCACCGAGATGGCGTCGAAGCTGGAGCACCCCGAGCGGGTCGTGGGCTTCCACTTCTTCAACCCGGTTGCGGTGCTGCCGCTGCTGGAGATCGTCCGCGGCGAGCGCACCGACGACGCGTCGCTGGCGACCGCTTTCGGTACCGCCAAGCAGCTGAAGAAGACGGCCGTGCTGTGCAAGGACGCGCCCGCATTCGTCGTCAACCGACTGCTGACCCTGTTCATGGGTGCGGTACTGAGCGCTGTGGAAGAGGGCACCGAGCCCGAGGTCGCCGACCGCGCCGTGGCGCCGCTGGGGCTGCCCATGTCGCCGCTGATGCTGCTCCAGTTGGTGGGCCCGGCGGTGGCGCTGCACGTGTCCGAGACCCTGCACGAGGCGTTCCCGGACCGCTTCGCCGTCTCCGAGCAACTGCGGCGGGTGGTCGATTCGGGCACGACGCAGATCTACGGCCCCGATCTGCAGATCGACCCCGAGGTGCGGAAGCTGTTCTCCGGCGGCGGGGCCCCCTCCGGTGAGGACGAGATCCGTCGGCGCGCGCTGGAGGCGCTGGCCCGCGAGATCCGCATCATGCTCGACGAGGGCGTGGTGGCCGAGCCCGCCGACATCGACCTGTGCCTGATCACCGGCGCCGGCTGGCCCTTCCACCTGGGCGGGATCACGCCCTATCTGGACCGCTCCGGCGTCTCGGAGAAGGTCAACGGGTCGCTGTTCCACCCGGACGGCCCCACGGCGGTGTGA
- a CDS encoding tetratricopeptide repeat protein: MRLVKFWRSLLNKAGFAPAEPGIATRSADGEHGRTPAMRAAALEQVLERHIASLGSDNPRTIATRNNLASKYAQIGRRGAAVAQFEQALSDAVGTYGDAHEQTDVIRENLAWSYEDAGQHADAVEQWEALLKRRDERLGPVAADTVTARSRLAISYRKSGRHEAAIAHYEKAVEDAAVPEGREDLRLGLSLAFGAVGRDDDAVQQLRMVLAQRRRRLGSRHLDTLLVQHRLGRAYTQAGRLEDAAETLRGAYLNGLSASGDPDIRMLTLRLRRDLASALSAQGLHRDAAALF, from the coding sequence GTGAGGCTTGTGAAGTTCTGGCGCTCGCTGCTCAACAAGGCCGGTTTCGCGCCGGCTGAGCCCGGAATCGCAACCCGCTCCGCCGACGGCGAGCACGGGCGGACCCCGGCCATGCGCGCCGCGGCGCTGGAGCAGGTCCTGGAGCGGCACATCGCGTCGCTGGGCTCGGACAACCCCCGCACCATCGCCACCCGCAACAACCTCGCGAGCAAATACGCCCAGATCGGCCGCCGCGGGGCCGCCGTCGCCCAGTTCGAGCAGGCCCTGAGCGACGCCGTGGGCACCTACGGCGACGCCCACGAGCAGACCGACGTCATCCGCGAGAACCTGGCCTGGAGCTACGAGGACGCCGGGCAGCACGCCGACGCCGTCGAGCAGTGGGAGGCGCTGCTCAAGCGCCGCGACGAGCGGCTGGGGCCGGTCGCGGCCGACACCGTCACGGCGCGCAGCCGGCTGGCCATCAGCTACCGCAAGAGCGGGCGCCACGAAGCGGCGATCGCCCACTACGAGAAGGCGGTCGAGGACGCCGCCGTCCCCGAGGGGCGCGAGGACCTGCGCCTGGGCCTGAGCCTGGCTTTCGGAGCCGTGGGCCGCGACGACGACGCGGTCCAGCAGCTGCGCATGGTGCTGGCCCAGCGCCGCCGCCGGCTGGGCTCGCGCCACCTGGACACCCTGCTGGTCCAGCACCGGCTGGGCCGGGCCTACACCCAGGCCGGCCGTCTGGAGGATGCGGCCGAGACGCTGCGCGGGGCCTACCTCAACGGGCTCTCCGCCTCCGGGGACCCCGACATCCGGATGCTGACCCTGCGCCTGCGCCGCGACCTCGCCAGCGCGCTGAGCGCCCAGGGTCTGCACCGCGACGCGGCGGCCCTGTTCTAG